The Amycolatopsis jiangsuensis nucleotide sequence GGCCAAGGACCAGGAAGAGCACGCCGTGGTCATCGAGTACGTGGTCGAGGCGCTGCGGCCGTTCTGCCGCAGGCTGGACGTGCCGGACGGCCCGGAGCTGGTGTCCACCCCGGCGATCTGGCATCTGCGCACGGCGATCACCGGTGAGCTGGTGGACCGTTCGGTGACCGCACTGGACCTCGCCGCGGCCCTGCATCCGACGCCGGCCATCTGCGGTACCCCCACGGCCGGCGCGCGTGCGCTGGAACAGGAGCTGGAGCCGTTCGACCGCGGCTACTACGCCGGGACCGTCGGCTGGGTCGACGCGGCCGGGGACGGCGAATGGGCCGTGGTGGTCCGCTGCGCCCAGGTCGCCGAGCGGACGATGCGCCTGTACGCGGGCGGCGGCATCGTGCCCGCCTCCGATCCGGACGCGGAGTACCGGGAGACCGTGGCGAAGTTCGGCACGCTGCTCGCCGCGATGGGCCTCGACGACGGCTCCTAGCGAGTGGCCGCGGCGTGACCACCGCCACCCGCCAGGAGGTCAGGGCAGCCAGTGCTCCTCGGTCACGTCCAGTGGCTCGGTGGTCAGCGCGGCGACGGCGGCTCGGTGGCCCTCGGCGGCCTTGAGGTCGGCCAGCCGGGTACGGGCCGGGTCCAGCGCCGGGTCGCCGGAGGCGACCAGCTCCGCCGGCCCGTCGTAGCGCGAGAACGTGATGCTCTGCAGGGGGATCTTCAACCCCTTGCCGGTCGCCTTCATCACGGCTTCCTTGCGGGTCCAGTACACGAAGAACGCCGCGGAACGCTCGTCGTCGGACAGCCCCGCGACGGCCTGGCGCTCGGCCGGGCTCAGCGCGTACTCGACCAGCGACGCGTCCGCCTTGCGGTTCGACGTCTCCACGTCGAGGCCCAGCGGTACGCCGTCGGTGGCCGCGAGACCGATCAGCTCGCCCGAATGGGAGATCGACAGCACCAGTTCCGACCCCGGTACCCGGGGGCGGCCGTGGGGTTTACCGCAGTCCGCACAGGTCGAATCGAAGCGCACGTCCTCCGGTGCGCCGCCGAGCCGTTGCGCGGTGAGTGTCTTCGCGAGCACCCGCCCGGTCAGGAACCGGCGCCGGTCGATCTCCTGCCGGTAGGCCTCGAACCGGCCGCGTTCGATGTCGTCGAGCACCCGCAGGTGGCGTTCGGCCACCGGCAGCGGTTGCGACCAGCGGACCACGATCTCTGTCACGTGTCACCCTCCTCGTCCGTCCCCGATCTTCCCGGTACGCGCGGGCGTTGTCACGGGAACGGCGCGGAAACCGGGGCCGGTGAAACGCGGCGGAGGCCCTCCCGGAATCGGGAGGGCCTCCGCGGCGAAGGTACGGGTGTTACCTGGTGTTGTTGCGAAGCGCGATCGGGACTCCGGCGAGATCTTCCTCGTTGCAGAGCACCTTCAGATCGTAGTAGGGCGAACCCTGACGTTCGTCGTAGTCCAAGTGGATCGCGAGCACGTCGAGCGGTTCACCGAGCCACTCCTGCGCCTGACGCAGCCACACGGAACAACGCTCCAGTGCGGCAGGCAGATCGTCGTCGCGGAACTCGACCGGTCGATACGGCACGTCCTGGACCTGATCGAGGGGGTGAGAGGGAGCAGGCAGGCCAGGTGCGAGACCCGAGTCGTCCAGTTCGAGTTGGATCGTTTCCTCGTTCACCCTTCGAGCGTCCCCCAGGTTAGCCGCCGGGGCAAGGCGTGCGCCGCTAATTGCCGGGCTGAACAGGCACATCCCACACCTGGGCGACCACTTCGAGGCAGTGGCGGGCCTCGTCCGCGCGCACCGTGCCGGCGGGGCCACCGAGGGCGCGCAACGTCAGTTCCGCGTAGTGCGTGGACAGCTCTTCCAGCCGCAGCGGTCCGTGCGGTGAGTACCAGCGGGCCACGCCACTGCACATTTCCAGCAATGCCAGCCTGGTCACCGCGGGACGGTCGGTGTGGAAGACGCCGTGGGCGACACCGTCTTCGATGATCCGCGCCCACAGTCCTTCGTATTCGTCCCGCAGCGCGACCACGCGGGCACGCGCGGAAGCCGACAGCGCGTCGACTTCGTTGTCCACCACGCGGGTTTCACCGGGCTGCACGGCGTGCGCGAGCACGTGCAAGGTGACCAGCGTGCGCAGCCGCGCCACCGGGTCGGCGGTTCCCGCGGTGGCTTTCCCCGCGGCGTCGAGCAACCGGCGCAGCGCGGTCGTCATGATCTCGACGAGCAGATCTTCCTTGGTGCCCATGTAGTGATAGAGCGTGGCCGACGAAAGCTCGGCCTCCTGTGCGAGATCGCGGATGCCGGTGCCGTGAAAACCTTTGGCGGCGAACAGTTTCACTGCAGCCGCACGCACCCGTTCGGCACTGGTCACAGCCACTGTCCGGTGCTCCTGTCCCACGCGCCGGTGCGCAGATCCGCGACCTTGCGCAGCTCACCCTTGGCCACGCGTTCGGACGGTGTCAGCGGGAGATCGTCGGCGAACGCCCAGAACCGTGGCACCTTGAAGTAGGCCAGCTGCCCGGCGCAGAACTCAGCCAGCTCCTCCGGTGACGGACGTTCGCCGGCGCACACCACGTACGCTTTCACCTCTTCGCCGCGCAGCTCGTCGGGAACCGCCAGCACGGCCGCGAGGCGGATCGCCGGATGTTGCAGCAGCGCGCGTTCCACCTCGTCGGCAGACACGTTCTCCCCGCTGCGCCGGATCATGTCCTTCGTACGGCCGACGTAGTAGACACGCCCCTCGTCGTCCATCCGCGCGAGGTCACCGGTGTGGAACCAGCCGCCGGCGAAGGCGCGTGCGGTGGCCTCGGGATCTTCGTGATAGCCCTGCATCAGGCCGATGCCGCGGATCAGCAGCTCGCCGGTTTCCCCACGGGGCAACGGGTTCCCGTCCTCACCGGCGATCAGCACCTCGCGGTCACGGGTCGGCCGCCCGATGCAGCCGGTGCCCACCACGGCGTCGTGGTCCGCCTCGGAGACCCGGATGTCCCCGCCCGTCTCGGTCATCCCGAACGCCTCGAACCACGGCACGCCCCACCGCTGTTCGAGCTCGGCGTGCAGATCCGGCGGGATCGCCGAAGCGCAGACCGCGCGTACCCGGTGGTCGCGGTCGGCCGGGTGCGGCGGCTGGCGCAGCAGCAGCGTGGGCATCATGCCGAGACAGTAGAACCAGGTGACCCCGTGCTCGCGCACCTTGGCCCAGAAGGACGACGGGTGGAACCGGTCCAGCACCACGAGTTCCGCCCCGGCGGCGAGGCCGAGTGCGACGTTCCACTGTGGATCGATGTAGTGGAACGGCTGCGCGGTGAGCAGCACGTCCTGCTCGCCGACCGCGGGGAAGTCGGCGACGAGACCGTTCGCGAGGGTGGTCCAGTAGCGGTGTGGCAGCACGCAGCCCTTCGGCGCGCCGGTGGTGCCCGAGGTGTACTGGATGTTCATCGGCTGCTCGGCCGCGACTGTGTCGGCTTCCCGGTAGCTGTCCGACTGCAGTGCGCCGGACGTGAGGACCCGCTCGATAGACGTGCCCGGTGCGATGTTCTCCAGCAGCTCGACGAATTCCTCCGCAGCCACGGCGAAGCGGGCGCCCGAGTGGCGCAGTACGTGCGCGCCGTCGAACTCGCGGTAGTTGATGTTCACCGGTACCAGCACCGCGCCGAGCTTCGCGAGCGCGAGCCACAGCAACGGGAATTCGGGTTGGTTGCGCAGCATCACGGCGACCCGGTCGCCGGCCCGCACGCCCAGCTCGTGCAACGCCGCGGCGAACCGGCCACTGCGCTCGTCGACGTCGGCGAAGGTGAACCGCGCGCCGGTCTCGTCGAAGAGCCACGCGGTGCGTTCCGGCCAGAGCCGCGCGGCGCGGCTGACCAGCTCGACGAGCGTGTCCGCCTTCACGATCGGCTCCGGAACGCGTCGGTGGACTCCCGGACCGCGGCCGAGTGCTCGGTGATCAGCGCATGACTGACCTCCAGCTCCAGTGCCGATTCGAGGGCGTGGTCGATACCGGAGTCGAGCGCGCGCTTGGCCATCGTGGCGGCCTCCGGCGGATGCTGCGCGATCTTCTCCGCCCAGCCCAGCGCGAGCGGCATCAGCTCTGCCGTGGGCACGGCCGCGTTGACCAGGCCGAACTCGTGTGCGCGGCGGCCGTCGAACCGCTCGCCGAGCAACAGCAGCTCCTTCGCCCGCAGCGGCCCGACGAGCAGCGGCAGCAATCGCGAGGCGGCGCCGGTCACGCTCAGGCCGAGCGACACCTCCGGGAATCCGAACACCGCGTCCTCGGCGGCCAGGATCAGGTCGCAGCCGAGCGCGAACTCCGCGCCCGCGCCGATCGCGTAGCCGTGCACCGCGGCGATCACCGGCTGCGGCAGAGCCCGCAGCCGCCGGGTGACGTCCTGGAGCCGATCCAGCCGTGCGCGGGAATCGCCCTCGGGCGTGGGTTCCTTGAGGTCGTGCCCCGCGCAGAACGCCCGTCCGTTGCCGGTCAGCAGCACCGCGCGGGCGGAGCTGCGGGCGGCGGCGTCGAGTGCGGTGAGGAAGTCGTCCACCAGTACGGGCGCGACCGCGTTCAGCCGCTCGGGCCGGTTCAGCCGGATCTGCGCGATGCCGCCATCGACGGCCAGGTCCACGGTGCTCATGAACGCGAGCCTAGACGTTCGATCGATCGATCGATAGGGTCAGTTCCATGCAGGTCGACGTGGTGTACGAGAACGCCCGGCTGGTCACCGGGGAAAGTGCGCTGGCCGTGCTGCACGGCCGGATCGTGGCCTTGGGGGAGGACGCGGAGGCGCTGTCCGCGCGGCGGCGGGTGGACCTCGGCGGCGCGTTCGTGGCGCCCGGCTTCCACGACGCGCACAACCACATGGCCTGGTTCGGCATGGGACTGGACGACGTGCCGCTCAGTGACTGCCGCAGTGTCGAGGAGGTCTACGACGCGATCGCCCGGCGGGCCGCCGGGCTGCCGGTCGGAAGCTGGGTCGTGGGCAGTGGCTACGACCAGAACAAGCTGACCGGCGGGCAGCATCCGGACGCCCGCGGGCTGGACCGGGCGGCCCCGGGCATGCTCGTGCGGCTCATGCACACCTCGGGCCACATGACGGTGGTCAACTCCGCCGTGCTCGACCAGTTGGACCTGGCGAACGTGCCGGTCGGCGGCGACGCGGTGCTCGACGCGTCGGGCGCGCCCACCGGGTTGCTGCGTGAGCAGGCTCAGCTGCTGCTGCGGCCGTTGACCTACCCGGTGCCGATCGAATCCGTGGTCCGTGGCCTGGACCGGGCGAGCGAGCGTTACCTGTCCGAGGGCATCACGAGCGTGCAGGAGGCGGGGATCGGCGGCGGGCTGGTCGGGCAGACGCCCGCCGAGCTGGCCGCCTACCAGCTGGCGCGTGAGCGGGGCGTGCTGCGGGTGCGGAGCACGGTGATGGTGTCCGCGAGTGTGCTGCACGACCTGCCGGACGGCGCCGGTTTCGGCCTCGACCTCGGCCTGCGCACCGGGCTGGGCGACGAGTGGCTGCGGGTCGGGCCGATGAAGCTGTTCGCGGACGGTTCGCTGGTGGGCCGGACGTGCGCGATGCACGAGCCGTTCGCGGGGGAGCCGGACAACCGCGGGTACTTCCAGGTGCCGGAAGAGGAGCTGGCGCGGACCATCCGGCTCGCGCACGACGCCGGCTGGCAGATCGCGACGCACGCGATCGGCGACCGGGCGATCACGGTGGTGCTGGACGCCTACGAAGCCGCGCTGGCCGCGACGCCGCGCGCGGACCACCGGCACCGGATCGAACACTGCGGGGTCCTGCCGCCCGCCGAACTGGCGCGGCTGGCCCGGCTGCGACTGATCCCGTCGCCGCAGGCCAGGTTCGTCAACGAGCTGGGCGACGGCATGCGTGCCGCGCTCGGGCAGACCCGGGTGCCCTGGTGCTACCGGCTGCGCAGCCTGCTGGACGCCGGATGCGTGCTCCCGGCCAGCTCCGACCGCCCGGTGGTCGAGGGCGCCCCGCTGCTGGGCCTGGCGGACATGGTGGCGCGCCGGACATCGACCGGCGCGCCGTTCGCCACGGACGAGGCGCTGACCCCCGCGCAAGCCTTGCGGGCCTACACCTACGGCTCGGCGTACGCCACCTTCGCGGAGTCCTACCTCGGCACTTTGGAGCCAGGGAAGGTGTCGGACTTCGTCGCGCTGTCGGAGAACCCGCTGTCCACAATGGAGCAGCCGCGGGTGCTGGCGACAGCGGTGGCCGGCGAACTGCGTTACGAGGCGGGATGAGCCGCGCGAGGCGATCCGGGGCGCGACCGCCCGGCCCCGGCCCGGCCGTCGTACCGGCGGGGTGGTGGCGCGGCCATCTTCTCCGGTGGGGTGGCGGCGCGGCTCACTTCCTCCGGCGGGGTGGTGGCGCGCGGCTCACCTCTCCGACGGGCGGGGTGGCGGCCCGGCCGTCGTACTGGCAGGGTGGCGGCGCGGCTTACCTCTTCCGGTGGGGTGGCGGCGCGGCTTACCTCTTCCGGTGGGGTGGCGGCGCGGCTTACCTCTTCCGGTGGGGTGGCGGCGCGGCTTACCTCTTCCGGTGGGGTGGCGGCGCGGCTTACCTCTTCCGGTGGGGTGGCGGCGCGGCTTACCTCTTCCGGTGGGGTGGCGGCGCGGCTCACTTCCTCCGGCGGGGTGGTGGCCGTGGCTCACCTCCTTCGGCGGGCAGGTTTCGGCGGACCCGCTGCGCCGACGAAATCCATCGCCTCCCTTGCCAGGCCGGTCCACACCAGCGGCGACGCCGGATCCACCGCGAGCCACTCCTTCATCGGCGTCCCCTTGTTCGCGTCGAAGCGGGCCCCGTGGCCCCCGGTGACCAGGGTGTCCACCCGCGGCTTCGGCAGCTTCACCACCAGTCGGCCACGGACGAACATCGCGAAGATCCGGCCGCGCACCCGCAGCGCATGCGAGCCGAAGCCGCGGCTCGCACCCGGTGGGGTGACGTCCGGCAGGTACTGGAACTGGTCGACGAGATCCTCGAACCGTTCGTCCTCGGTCATGCGGGCGACGGTACCCACCACCACCGACAGAAACCGAACGGAAAGGGGCGCCCGATGCCCGTACGCGACGCCGTCTTCGAGGACGTCGAGGAAATCTGCACGCTGATCGAGGAACACGCGGTCTACGAGGACAAACACGACCTCGAGCTCGACCGTGCCGAGATGAGCGGGCACCTGTTCGGGCCGGACCCGAAGGCCTGGGTGCTGCTGTCCACCCCGCCCGGCCGTCCGGACGTGGTGGCCGGGTTCGCGTTCTGCAGCTGGAACTTCTCCACCTGGGAGGGTCGTCCCGGGATCTGGCTGGACGACCTGTTCGTCCGCCCGGAGCATCGCAGGCACGGGCTCGGCCAGGAACTGCTCGACACCCTGCGCGACCGCACCACCGGCCGCGTCGAATGGGACATGCAGGCGGGCAACGCGAAGGGCGAGGCGTTCTACGCGCAGCTCGGCGCGGAACCGGTGCCGGGCTGGATCCGCTACCGCTGGCGGCCCTGACCGGACCGCACCTGGACGGCCGCCGCGGCACCGGCCCGTATCGTATGCGGTATGGGAGATGGTTCCGCCCGGAGGTCGACGTCGGTCGAGGACTACGTGCGGGTGATCTACGGGCTCGTCGAACGGGGCGAGCCGGTCACCAACGCGTCGCTGGCCGGACGGCTCGAGGTCAGCCCGTCCTCGGCCTCGGGCATGGTCACCAAGCTCGCGCAGCTCGGGCTGGTCGAGCACGTGCCCTACCACGGTATCGAGCTGACCGCCGAGGGCAGGCTGCTCGCCCGCTCGGTGCTGCGCCGGCACCGGCTGGTCGAGACGTACCTGGTCTCCGAGCTGGGCTACACCTGGGACGAGGTGCACGCGGAGGCGGACGCGCTCGAGCACGCGATGTCCGACGTACTGGTGGAGCGCATCGCGGCGAAGCTCGGCAACCCGGCGCGTGATCCGCACGGCGATCCCATCCCGGCCGCGGACGGCAGCGTCGAGGAGCTGCCGATGCGCATCCTGGACGAGCTGCCCCCCGGCGCGGTCGGCGAGATCGTGCGGGTCTGGGACACCGATCCGGACCTGTTGCGCTATCTCACCGAGCACGCCATCGCGCTGGGCGAGCGGATCGAGGTGGTGGAGCGCCAGCCGTTCGGTGGCCCGATGGTGGTCAAGGTCGGTCAGCCCCCGGACGCCGCGATGCACGCGATCGGCAAGGAGATCGCGCAGGCCCTGTCGGTCGCGCTGCGCTGATCCCGCGACCGGAATCTCACCCGAGCGGCCTTCGCGACCCAGCCACTGTTCCACTGTGGACACTCCGCGGCCGCCGGATGTTGCCGCACCCGAGTGAGTGCCCTTCCGATCAAGCCGGGTGCGGGCCTACCCTCCGAGTTTTCCGCACATGTGGTTCGGAGTGGGCGATGACGCCTCGTCGAGCGGTCGGGCAACCGGAGCGGACGGACCCCGGTCTCGAGCGGCTGCTCGAGACCGGTCCGTTCGCCGAGGCGCTGCGGGCGGCGATCCGGGCGCGCGGGCTCGGGCTGGAACGGATCCGGTACCGGCTGCGGGACCGGGGCACGTCACTGAGCCTCGCGACCTTGAGTCACTGGCAGTCCGGCCGGTGCCGTCCGGAACGCCGGGACTCTTTGCTGGCGTTGAGAAATCTCGAAGACATCCTCGGCGTGCCGGACGGTGCGCTGCGCCGGCTGGTGGGACCGCCGCGCTCCCGTGGCCGTCACCGGCATTAAACGGCACTGAAGCGGCACTGAATCGGCACTTACCATCGGGCGCATGCGTGCGGTGGTGATCGAGGAGTTCGGGGTCGTGCCCCGGGTACTGGACGTGCCGGATCCCGCGGTCCCCGGCGGTGGCGTCGTCATCGCGGTCGAGGCGACCGGGGTCTGCCGCAGTGACTGGCACACCTGGCAGGGCCACGACGAGGCGGTGCGGCTGCCGCACGTCGCCGGGCACGAGCTGGCCGGGCGGATCGCCGCGGTCGGTGCGGGGGTACGGGGCTGGCCGGTCGGCACGCGGGTGACCGTCCCGTTCGTCTGCGCCTGCGGTGTCTGCGTCCAGTGCGCCCGCGGTGACCAGCAGATCTGTGACGACGAATTCCAGCCCGGCGCGACGCACTGGGGTTCGTTCGCCGAGCTGGTGGCCATCGACCACGCTCAGGCGAACTTGGTCGCGTTGCCGGACGCGATGACGTCTCCCGAAGCAGCCGCGCTCGGCTGTCGCTTCGGCACGGCCTTTCGCGCAGTGTTCCGTCAGGGCGGCGTACGCGCGGGGCAGTGGGTGTCCGTGTACGGCTGTGGTGGTGTCGGTATCTCCGCAGTGCTGCTCGCCGCGGCTGCGGGCGCGAAGGTGGTGGCAGTAGACGTTTCGCCGCACGCGCGTGCGTTGGCCGAACGTTCGGGGGCCGTCCTCAGCGTCGACGCCGGTGCGTTCGACAGTCCCGAGACGCTGGCCGCGCACGTCCGAGCGCTCACCGACGGCGGCACGCACGTTTCGCTGGACTGTCTCGGCTCGCCGTCGACCTGCGCGGCTTCCGTCGGCAGCCTTCGCAAGCGCGGACGTCACGTACAGGCCGGTTTGATGCCGCCTGCTCAGGGTGCCGCACCGATCCCGATGCACCGGGTCATCGGCAACGAGCTGGAGATCGTCGGTGTCCACGGTCTGCCGGCCCACGAGTACCCGGAGCTGCTCGGCCTGGTCGAACGGTCCGGGATCGACCTGGCCGGGCTGGTCGGGCAGCGGATCGGGCTGGACGGGGTACCGGCGGCGCTCGCCGCGATGACCGATCCGGTGCCGGCCCGCGCCGGGGTCACCGTGGTCGACCTCGTTTCCGAGTTGTAGCTGGTCAGGACTGGTGCGCGGGCCATCGGTGTGGAATTCTGCGGACGTGGCGGCACGTGGCGAGGGGAACCCGCCGCAGGAGCGCCCGCCCGGGTGGCTCCTGCGGCCGTCCGCCCGGCACGACGGCCCGGCGCGATCGGCCCCGCACTGTCGGCCCGGCTCAACCGACCCCGCACCGTCGGCCCAGCACAGTCGGCCGGCTCGACCCGCTCGGTACAGTCGGCTCGGTGGAGCTGCTGCCGCGACCCCGTAGGGAGATCACACCGGGGGCGGTGCACGTCCCGGACTGGCTCGGTCCCGAGGAGCAGCGCGCGCTGGTCGAAGCCTGCCGCGGCTGGCGTGGGTACCGCGCGACCCGGCTGCCCGGCGGCGGCGTGATGTCCGTGCGCACGGTCTGCCTTGGCTGGCAGTGGCTGCCCTACCGGTACTCGCGCATGCGTGAGGACGGTTCTCCGGTGCAGCCGTTCCCCGGCTGGCTCGCCGACCTCGGCCGCCGCGCGTTCGCGGACGCCTACGGCAGTCCCGCGCAGAGCTACCGTCCCGACGTCGCGCTCGTGAACTACTACGACGCCACGGCGAAGATGGGCATGCACCAAGACAAGGACGAGCTCTCCGCGGAGCCGGTGGTGTCGCTGAGCCTCGGCGACACCTGCGTGTTCCGCTTCGGCAATACCGAGCACCGCAACCGCCCGTACACCGATGTCGAACTGCGGTCCGGCGATCTGTTCGTGTTCGGCGGGCCGGCCCGGTGGGCCTTCCACGGGGTGCCGAAGACCTTGCCCGGTACGGCGGAGCCCGATCTCGGCCTGACCGGACGGCTCAACCTCACCCTGCGCGTGTCCGGTCTCGAAGGGTGAACCGCACCCGCTGGCCGGGGCGCAGCTGCGCGGCGACGTCCAGGTCCGCTTCGGCGACCACGGCGGCCACCGGGTAGCCGCCGGTCACCGGGTGATCGGCCAGGAACAGGATCGGCACCCCGGACGGCGGCACCTGCAGCGCGCCCGGTCTCGCGGCTTCCGGCGGTAGTTCGCCGGTGCGGGCACGGGTCAGTGCCGGACCGGTGAAGCGCACCCCGACGCGGTCGAGTTCGCTGGTCACGGTGTAGCCGCCACCGGTCAATGTGGACAGTGCGGAGCCGGTGAACCACTCCAGCCGGGGCCCGGGACGCAGGCGCAGCACCGGTTCCGCGAACGCTTGGCGCTGGGGCGCGAGGTCGGTCGCCGGCCAGCCGGCCACGCGCCGGCCGACCGGCAGGGTCATCCCGGCGACGAGTGGCGGCGGACCCAGCCTGCCCAGCGTGTCGGTGGCCCGCGCGCCGAGTACCGGCTCCACGTCGAAACCGCCGCGCACGGCGACGTAGCTGCGCAGGCCCTGTTGCGCCATTCCCAGCTCGAGTTCGTCGCCGGGGCGCAGCACGATCGGCGCGTGCGTCGCCATCGCCCGGCCGCCGGCGCGGACCGGGACCGCGGCACCGGTGATCGCGACGGTCGCGTGTTCCGACGTCCGCATCCGCAGCCCGCCGAGCGTCACTTCGAGCGCGGCATGCGTCTCCGGGTTCCCGACGAGCCGGTTCGCGAGTTTCAGCGCGCCACGGTCGGCCGCGCCGGACCGGCCGACGCCGACCGCCGCGTACCCACTGCGCCCGAGATCCTGCACGGTCGCGAACGGCCCGGGGGCGAGGACTTCCACCTTGCCCGTCATCCGAGCACCTCGAACCGGACCCGGGTGCCCGGGGCGAGCAGGTTCGGCCGCGGCCGGTCGACGTCCCACACCGGGGCGTCGGTGTGCCCGAGCAGGTGCCAGCCGCCCGGCGACGGGTGCGGGTAGACCGCCGTGTACTCCCCGGCGACTGCCACCGCCCCGGCCGGCACGCGCGTGCGCGGCGTGCTCCGGCGAGGCAGGTGCAGAGCCGGATCGAGGCCGGTCAGATACGCGAACCCCGGCGCGAAGCCGCAGAACGCCGCGACGTAGGTGGTCGAGGAGTGCCGACGTACGACCTCGTCCACGTCCAGGCCGCTGGCTTCCGCGACCTCGGCCAGGTCGGCGCCGTCGTAGCGCACCGGCAAGGTGACCTCGTCCGCTTCGCCGACCGGCCGTTCCACTATGGACAGATCAGTCAGCGCGCGGCTGATGGTGGCCACGTCGGTGCGCGCAGGATCGAACTGCACCAGCAGCGTGCGCGCGGCCGGGACGAGCTCCACCAAACCGGCAGGGGGATCGGCTTCACACGCTGCTTGCAGGCCGAGCACGTCGTCGACCTCCACCAGCACTGCCGAGTCGCCGTACCGCAGAACCGTGGTCACACGAATGCCCTCAGCGAAACTCCGGCTTCGGTGAGCGAAGCACGGATCTGCTGCGCCAGCTCGACAGCACCCGGCGTATCCCCGTGTACGCACAGGGAATCCGCGCGAAGCGTGAGCTGGCCGCCTTCGGCGTCCGTGATGTCACCGCTGGTCGCCATGGTGAGCGCGCGCGCCGCCACCTCCGACGCGTCGTGCAGCACCGCGCCCGGCTTCTTTCGCGACACCAGCCGTCCTTCGGGCGTGTACGCACGGTCAGCGAACGCTTCAGCGTACGTCGGCACGCCGGCTGCCTTTGCTGCGTGGAGCATCGCGGAATCTGGCGGGCACAGCAGGCCCAACTCGTCGTGGTAGCGACGTACGCCTTCGACAAGCGCCGCAGCCAGCTCCTCCTCGACCGCTGCGGTGTTGTACAGCGCACCGTGCGCCTTCACGTAGCGCACGCGGCTGCCTGCTGCACGCGCGAAGCCGTCGAGCGCGCCGATTTGGTACAGCACTTCGTCGGCGAGGTCTTCGGGGGCGATGTCGAGCGCGCGCCTGCCGAAGCCGGCGAGATCGCGGTAGCCGACGTGCGCGCCGATCGCGACTCCGCGCTCCGCCGCGCGGTCGCACACCCGGCGCATCACGCGCGCTTCTCCGGCGTGAAAGCCGCAGGCGACGTTCGCGCTGGTCACGATGTCGAGCATCGCGTCGTCGTCGCCCATCTTCCAGGCCCCGAAGCCCTCGCCGAGGTCGCTGTTGAGATCCATGTCAGTCCACCCGGTAATCGCGGTCCTGCTTGTCGGTCAAGAACATGTACCCCGGGGCGTGCGTGACGGCGAACGGGGGCCGCGACGCCATCAGCGCGGCCTGCGGGGTGACGCCGCACGCCCAGAACACCGGCACGTCACCCGGTTCGGCCGCCACCGGATCGCCGAAGTCCGGGCTGGCCAGGTCGGCGATACCCAGCTCCGCGGGATCGCCGACGTGCACCGGCGCACCGTGCACCTCGGGCATCGCGGCGCTGATCCGCACGGCGTCGGCGACCCGGTCGGCCGGGACGTAGCGCATCGACACCACCATCGGCCCGTACAGCCGACCGGCCGGTTCGCACTGGATGTCCGTCACGTACATGGAAACGTTGCGGCCCTGCAGTACGTGCCGCAGCGGGATGCCGGCGGCCCGCAGCCCGGTCTCGAAGGTGAAGCTGC carries:
- a CDS encoding alcohol dehydrogenase catalytic domain-containing protein; translated protein: MRAVVIEEFGVVPRVLDVPDPAVPGGGVVIAVEATGVCRSDWHTWQGHDEAVRLPHVAGHELAGRIAAVGAGVRGWPVGTRVTVPFVCACGVCVQCARGDQQICDDEFQPGATHWGSFAELVAIDHAQANLVALPDAMTSPEAAALGCRFGTAFRAVFRQGGVRAGQWVSVYGCGGVGISAVLLAAAAGAKVVAVDVSPHARALAERSGAVLSVDAGAFDSPETLAAHVRALTDGGTHVSLDCLGSPSTCAASVGSLRKRGRHVQAGLMPPAQGAAPIPMHRVIGNELEIVGVHGLPAHEYPELLGLVERSGIDLAGLVGQRIGLDGVPAALAAMTDPVPARAGVTVVDLVSEL
- a CDS encoding alpha-ketoglutarate-dependent dioxygenase AlkB family protein — protein: MELLPRPRREITPGAVHVPDWLGPEEQRALVEACRGWRGYRATRLPGGGVMSVRTVCLGWQWLPYRYSRMREDGSPVQPFPGWLADLGRRAFADAYGSPAQSYRPDVALVNYYDATAKMGMHQDKDELSAEPVVSLSLGDTCVFRFGNTEHRNRPYTDVELRSGDLFVFGGPARWAFHGVPKTLPGTAEPDLGLTGRLNLTLRVSGLEG
- a CDS encoding 5-oxoprolinase subunit C family protein; translation: MTGKVEVLAPGPFATVQDLGRSGYAAVGVGRSGAADRGALKLANRLVGNPETHAALEVTLGGLRMRTSEHATVAITGAAVPVRAGGRAMATHAPIVLRPGDELELGMAQQGLRSYVAVRGGFDVEPVLGARATDTLGRLGPPPLVAGMTLPVGRRVAGWPATDLAPQRQAFAEPVLRLRPGPRLEWFTGSALSTLTGGGYTVTSELDRVGVRFTGPALTRARTGELPPEAARPGALQVPPSGVPILFLADHPVTGGYPVAAVVAEADLDVAAQLRPGQRVRFTLRDRTRAG
- a CDS encoding 5-oxoprolinase subunit B family protein, with product MTTVLRYGDSAVLVEVDDVLGLQAACEADPPAGLVELVPAARTLLVQFDPARTDVATISRALTDLSIVERPVGEADEVTLPVRYDGADLAEVAEASGLDVDEVVRRHSSTTYVAAFCGFAPGFAYLTGLDPALHLPRRSTPRTRVPAGAVAVAGEYTAVYPHPSPGGWHLLGHTDAPVWDVDRPRPNLLAPGTRVRFEVLG
- a CDS encoding LamB/YcsF family protein, with protein sequence MDLNSDLGEGFGAWKMGDDDAMLDIVTSANVACGFHAGEARVMRRVCDRAAERGVAIGAHVGYRDLAGFGRRALDIAPEDLADEVLYQIGALDGFARAAGSRVRYVKAHGALYNTAAVEEELAAALVEGVRRYHDELGLLCPPDSAMLHAAKAAGVPTYAEAFADRAYTPEGRLVSRKKPGAVLHDASEVAARALTMATSGDITDAEGGQLTLRADSLCVHGDTPGAVELAQQIRASLTEAGVSLRAFV
- a CDS encoding putative hydro-lyase; the encoded protein is MTRSAREWQRWPGPEPPLTRNPAEFRPAQARALFRAGTESPTTGWADGYTQTNLIAVPQDWAEDVREFCRLNPQPCPVLDVSAPGDPATRLAPGADLRTDLPRYRVWHNGALTGEVTDATGVWRSDMVAFSIGCSFTFETGLRAAGIPLRHVLQGRNVSMYVTDIQCEPAGRLYGPMVVSMRYVPADRVADAVRISAAMPEVHGAPVHVGDPAELGIADLASPDFGDPVAAEPGDVPVFWACGVTPQAALMASRPPFAVTHAPGYMFLTDKQDRDYRVD